From one Lysinibacillus sp. G4S2 genomic stretch:
- a CDS encoding DNA and RNA helicase codes for MFANQYPHFQKGRILKREMLENLRDYPREFLDLYFQDYSNGIIAGVNIIVADASLIITQGIVKHNGKLYMLHNSYELPYEASGNETILKVRFAEEVNELDFTNNTTNIVLDHSIELAHNELELARFKLKLGSKLRSEHIDFLDFATEYNTVNYLHCQYAGLQKSTYHPIILHYFARELLKNRPSNPYDIAFALECLNQERVQRDAINFYICNRLELDYQTLSNSQIHKYLNRILLESKGGGRMTGHGKGRPKRMIVD; via the coding sequence TTGTTTGCCAATCAATATCCACATTTTCAAAAAGGTCGCATTTTAAAGCGAGAAATGCTAGAAAATTTGCGAGATTACCCGAGAGAATTTTTAGATTTGTATTTCCAAGACTATTCTAATGGCATTATTGCTGGCGTCAACATTATTGTAGCCGATGCAAGTCTCATCATTACACAAGGTATTGTCAAGCATAATGGAAAGCTGTATATGCTGCATAATAGCTATGAGCTTCCTTATGAGGCGTCAGGGAATGAAACAATTCTTAAAGTACGATTTGCTGAAGAAGTGAATGAATTAGATTTTACAAATAACACAACAAACATTGTCCTAGATCATTCAATAGAGCTTGCACATAACGAGCTAGAATTAGCGCGCTTTAAATTAAAATTAGGTTCCAAACTGCGCTCAGAGCATATTGATTTTCTCGATTTTGCTACTGAATACAATACGGTCAATTATCTTCATTGTCAGTATGCAGGCCTACAAAAAAGCACATATCATCCAATTATTTTGCACTATTTTGCACGAGAGCTGTTAAAAAATCGGCCATCTAATCCATATGATATAGCTTTTGCCTTAGAGTGCTTAAATCAGGAACGGGTTCAACGAGATGCGATCAATTTCTATATTTGCAATCGACTAGAGCTAGACTACCAAACGTTATCTAATAGCCAGATTCATAAATACTTAAACCGTATTTTATTAGAATCCAAGGGCGGTGGTCGTATGACAGGGCATGGTAAAGGGCGTCCAAAGCGCATGATTGTTGACTAG